The following coding sequences lie in one Rutidosis leptorrhynchoides isolate AG116_Rl617_1_P2 chromosome 4, CSIRO_AGI_Rlap_v1, whole genome shotgun sequence genomic window:
- the LOC139841173 gene encoding NAC domain-containing protein 90-like, which produces MEEEMGVIVPGFRFYPTEEELLTFYLKNKIKGQNALLLQHIDRVIPQLHVYDYYPWDLPQYAGERCQGDPEQWFFFIPRQEKEARGGRPSRLTRTGYWKATGSPTIVYSSTNRVIGVKRTMVFYNGRAPTGTKTKWKMNEYKAFQEQTSTNTNQKPELMEEVSLCRVYVKSNNLRAFDRRPSGVNINEQVRIPETLHNNENQATTSTASIHTPIIEMGTTSISDDHSYNSSDDQTVNHSHSTMESTDDQPLWDWDELDQWF; this is translated from the exons ATGGAGGAAGAAATGGGCGTGATCGTACCGGGATTTAGATTCTACCCAACAGAAGAAGAGTTGTTAACTTTCTATTTAAAGAACAAGATCAAAGGCCAGAACGCCTTACTCCTACAACATATCGATCGAGTCATACCTCAACTTCATGTTTACGATTACTATCCGTGGGATCTACCTC AATATGCAGGAGAGCGTTGTCAAGGAGATCCAGAACAATGGTTCTTTTTCATTCCTAGACAAGAGAAAGAAGCAAGAGGAGGACGACCATCTCGTCTCACGAGAACCGGCTATTGGAAGGCCACCGGGTCTCCAACCATTGTTTACTCGTCTACTAATCGAGTCATCGGGGTCAAGAGAACCATGGTTTTCTACAATGGTAGAGCTCCTACTGGAACAAAGACAAAATGGAAGATGAATGAATACAAGGCTTTTCAAGAACAAACCTCCACAAACACTAACCAAAAACCTGAG TTAATGGAAGAGGTAAGTTTGTGTCGAGTATACGTGAAATCGAATAACTTGAGGGCGTTCGACAGAAGACCATCAGGAGTGAACATAAACGAGCAAGTACGAATTCCGGAAACCCTTCATAACAATGAAAATCAAGCAACAACATCAACTGCTTCTATACATACACCGATAATAGAGATGGGGACAACAAGCATATCTGATGATCATAGCTATAACTCGTCAGATGACCAAACTGTTAATCATTCCCATTCTACAATGGAGAGTACTGATGATCAACCTTTGTGGGATTGGGATGAACTTGATCAATGGTTCTAA